A stretch of Henckelia pumila isolate YLH828 chromosome 4, ASM3356847v2, whole genome shotgun sequence DNA encodes these proteins:
- the LOC140867247 gene encoding uncharacterized protein, translating into MAITQNHKSESTVGGINPSSGEVVNAVSCGPLNLREPNGPSTGHPDINKSISGVLNRSKQRRNRTKNNASDSLSDIDDAEVLRYLNTKEEMHYKRMLWEAINGEYVNVKKQKKTAERKKGVPLKKAAKTTEKVKSPRRSSRINYDALKILNEEMEKGSKTSQSQIIPADSRALRSDDTPSLVMHGNETSGHHSGDLYGQYGDEHYSGNFYDQYGDEHHIDDCFEFD; encoded by the exons ATGGCAATTACGCAAAATCACAAATCGGAGTCTACG GTAGGAGGAATTAATCCTTCATCTGGAGAAGTTGTGAATGCTGTTTCATGTGGACCCCTCAATCTGAGGGAACCTAACG GTCCTTCAACTGGACATCCTGACATCAATAAAAGCATTTCTGGAGTTTTAAACAGGTCCAAGCAAAGGAGGAATCGAACTAAAAACAATGCTTCAGATAGCCTTTCTGATATTGATGATGCTGAG GTTCTTAGATATCTTAACACCAAGGAGGAGATGCATTATAAAAGGATGTTATGGGAAGCTATCAATGGAGAATATGTAAAT GTAAAGAAACAGAAAAAGacagctgaaagaaagaaaggtGTCCCGCTCAAGAAAGCTGCTAAAACCACAGAAAAAGTGAAGTCACCG AGGCGAAGTTCAAGAATTAACTACGATGCTTTGAAAATTCTAAATGAAGAAATG GAAAAGGGTTCCAAGACATCTCAATCTCAGATCATCCCTGCAGATTCTCGTGCTCTTAGAAGTGACGACACACCAAGTCTCGTAATGCATGGAAATGAAACTTCTGGCCATCATAGTGGCGATTTGTACGGTCAATATGGAGATGAACATTACAGTGGCAATTTCTACGATCAATATGGGGATGAACATCACATTGACGATTGTTTTGAGTTCGATTAA